One stretch of Leptospira mtsangambouensis DNA includes these proteins:
- a CDS encoding alkaline phosphatase family protein — translation MINPKYKKRNILVIVGLILVLSNCGWEKDYKRAAYLSIQPDTDLILAPFPFNIFDREARDAITLSHYSKEEIKNILEDHDLSWEELKNQWQLDAEDEHFSKEVNYTSHYTQYFYDTEIPIWIYGPKWIRNGQYSDEINQQHIPSIYGKILDFQFKNTIDVSYLEKIFQNEKVKPEIIVTVVVDQGGRQLYKAHKGAYPFLEDLKNNSAYFKKAKVAHLESHTAVGHMAIGTGAFPKDSKIFSNEIYTYADGKVLHRPVYQGKNKDWDLNEMQVPSFADEWDLSKNNEPVIISQCYAARAAVGMAGHGKLFSPISKNSATEFPDNDFVYWQDVKNLSWSTYNDAFLVPKSVQKYNLYQFYLNHKKDISTHFEAKDPIDLIAKIHHFQGSEFQAKMDGALFRDSITETIINTKKDKDGITDLAYVTLKATDAVGHLYGWESKEAEQVLKATDKEIQTIFEYLKTNFGDNFIMLVTADHGAAPMPEISNGLFLSHEQFFSTVNELLPESERTKRSLVKWVAHSQLSLDRDLMKTYQISEEAIIQKIMSIQVNDRKFFRKVWKREEIPNLSL, via the coding sequence GTGATAAACCCAAAATATAAAAAACGAAATATTTTAGTCATAGTTGGTCTGATTTTGGTTTTATCCAATTGTGGTTGGGAAAAGGATTATAAACGTGCTGCCTATCTATCGATACAACCTGATACAGATTTAATCTTAGCTCCATTTCCATTCAATATTTTTGATAGAGAGGCAAGGGACGCAATCACTCTTTCCCATTATTCCAAAGAAGAAATAAAAAATATTTTAGAAGACCATGATCTATCTTGGGAAGAGTTGAAAAACCAATGGCAATTGGATGCGGAAGACGAACATTTTTCGAAAGAAGTAAACTACACATCGCATTATACTCAATATTTTTATGATACCGAAATCCCCATTTGGATTTATGGACCGAAGTGGATCAGAAATGGCCAATACTCCGATGAGATCAACCAACAACACATTCCTTCTATCTATGGAAAAATCTTAGATTTTCAATTTAAGAATACAATCGATGTATCCTATTTGGAAAAAATATTCCAAAACGAGAAGGTGAAACCAGAAATCATCGTTACCGTTGTTGTTGACCAAGGTGGAAGACAGCTTTACAAAGCACATAAAGGTGCTTATCCATTTCTTGAAGATTTAAAAAACAACTCTGCATACTTTAAAAAAGCAAAAGTGGCTCACTTGGAATCACATACAGCTGTGGGCCATATGGCGATTGGAACCGGAGCATTTCCTAAAGACTCAAAAATTTTCTCGAATGAAATTTATACATATGCAGATGGAAAGGTTCTCCATAGACCCGTTTACCAAGGAAAAAACAAAGATTGGGATTTGAACGAAATGCAGGTCCCGAGTTTTGCTGATGAATGGGATCTTTCAAAGAATAATGAACCTGTCATCATAAGCCAATGTTATGCGGCAAGGGCAGCTGTGGGTATGGCAGGACATGGAAAACTATTTTCCCCAATTTCAAAAAATTCGGCAACAGAATTTCCCGATAACGATTTTGTTTATTGGCAAGATGTGAAAAATTTATCATGGTCAACGTATAACGATGCCTTCCTTGTTCCTAAATCAGTACAAAAGTATAACTTGTACCAATTCTATTTGAATCATAAAAAAGATATATCGACTCATTTTGAAGCCAAAGATCCAATCGATTTGATCGCAAAAATCCACCACTTCCAAGGTTCTGAATTTCAGGCAAAGATGGATGGAGCCCTCTTTCGAGACAGCATTACAGAAACAATAATCAATACAAAAAAAGATAAGGATGGTATCACCGATCTTGCCTATGTAACCTTGAAGGCTACGGATGCCGTCGGTCATTTGTATGGATGGGAATCAAAAGAGGCAGAACAAGTTTTAAAAGCTACGGATAAAGAAATTCAAACTATATTCGAATATCTAAAAACTAATTTTGGTGATAACTTTATAATGCTGGTAACAGCAGATCACGGTGCAGCACCCATGCCAGAAATTTCCAATGGTCTTTTCTTAAGTCATGAACAATTCTTCTCGACTGTGAATGAACTTCTCCCTGAGTCAGAAAGAACAAAACGTTCTCTTGTGAAATGGGTAGCTCATTCTCAATTATCTTTGGACAGAGATTTGATGAAGACCTATCAGATCAGCGAAGAAGCCATCATTCAAAAGATCATGTCTATCCAGGTAAATGATCGAAAGTTTTTTAGAAAAGTTTGGAAACGAGAAGAAATCCCGAATCTATCTTTATAA
- a CDS encoding L-threonylcarbamoyladenylate synthase: protein MILYLHPENPEIRKLKQISDRLKDGAVYIFPTDTVYAIIADAHSKLAVEKIYDIRKLPKDKPLSLMCKDISMASNFIEYLPNSAYRLMKRVTPGPFTFVLKANKNLPKPSVVHHKDKQIGIRIPDHIYLSELLKIHDSPLTSTSAFCDDEFIIDIDDLESIYGNQVDGIVDGGIVKMELSTILQINDDSIDLIREGKGYDLIAGEISS, encoded by the coding sequence ATGATTCTATACCTCCATCCAGAAAATCCCGAAATCCGAAAACTCAAACAAATTTCGGACAGATTGAAGGATGGAGCCGTTTATATATTTCCAACTGACACTGTTTATGCGATTATAGCTGATGCACACTCTAAACTGGCAGTTGAGAAAATATACGATATTCGTAAACTTCCCAAAGACAAACCACTTTCTCTGATGTGCAAAGACATTTCTATGGCATCAAATTTCATTGAGTATTTGCCAAATTCTGCTTATCGTTTGATGAAACGAGTGACACCTGGCCCCTTTACTTTTGTTTTAAAAGCGAATAAAAATCTACCAAAACCGTCTGTAGTCCATCACAAAGACAAACAAATTGGAATTCGTATACCCGATCATATTTACCTAAGTGAACTTTTAAAAATCCATGATTCCCCTCTCACTTCCACTTCTGCTTTTTGTGATGATGAGTTCATCATCGATATTGATGATTTAGAATCTATTTATGGGAACCAGGTGGATGGGATTGTCGATGGTGGGATTGTCAAAATGGAACTATCCACAATCTTACAAATCAATGATGACTCAATTGATTTGATTCGGGAAGGTAAGGGATATGATCTTATTGCCGGTGAAATTTCTAGTTAG
- a CDS encoding SDR family NAD(P)-dependent oxidoreductase, with amino-acid sequence MSLFDVKGKSILITGASRGIGKTLALGFRDAGAIVYGAGSRPESIEWMAKEGINGVVLDVRSEGAAFEIIGQIKAKHGRLDTLINNAGIATNTPASGFKEEELQNIVQTNYVGVFRNCQAYYKHHKKEGGNIINVASVLGMVGSKLASVYSGTKGAVITLSKALAIEWCNNGYRVNVICPGLIDTEMTDMIKDKEFIMKQVLAGIPMGRLGKPEELLGAAIYLASDSSSYMTGQCLVLDGGLTAQ; translated from the coding sequence ATGAGTTTATTTGATGTAAAAGGAAAGTCGATTTTGATCACTGGTGCCAGCCGAGGCATCGGAAAAACATTAGCCCTCGGTTTTCGAGACGCTGGTGCCATAGTCTATGGAGCGGGTTCTAGACCAGAATCCATTGAGTGGATGGCTAAAGAAGGAATCAACGGAGTGGTCCTTGATGTACGCAGTGAAGGTGCAGCATTTGAAATCATCGGTCAAATCAAAGCAAAACATGGAAGACTTGATACACTCATCAACAACGCCGGTATTGCAACGAATACTCCAGCCTCTGGATTCAAAGAAGAGGAATTACAAAATATAGTTCAAACAAACTATGTGGGTGTTTTCCGCAATTGCCAAGCATATTACAAACATCATAAAAAAGAAGGTGGAAACATCATCAATGTAGCTTCGGTTCTTGGTATGGTGGGAAGTAAACTGGCTTCTGTATATTCCGGGACAAAGGGAGCGGTCATTACTTTGTCAAAAGCCCTTGCTATCGAATGGTGTAATAATGGTTATCGTGTGAATGTCATTTGTCCGGGGCTCATTGATACCGAAATGACAGATATGATCAAAGATAAAGAATTCATCATGAAACAAGTGCTTGCTGGTATTCCTATGGGGCGACTTGGAAAACCAGAAGAGCTTCTGGGAGCGGCCATTTATTTAGCCTCTGATTCTTCTTCGTATATGACGGGTCAGTGTCTTGTTCTTGATGGGGGACTCACAGCACAATAA
- a CDS encoding CapA family protein gives MTKIFRFLYFGFITVPFLSCYTLPDVYFTRQVRIKVVGDLMCHNSQISSYYLSKTKEYDSSSSFEFVSNSLQDADLTLGNLETTIANDPNEFTGYPRFGSPIGYLRGIKNAGFDILSTANNHSADKGAFGIDYTIDSVNQMGMVPIGTFKSNSDYLNRKDFFIEVNGIKIAIYNYTYSTNGIPVKNDRIVRLLSEKQIQEDVSFAKENGIHFVILWYHYGTEYEEKPDKSQTKWVQIGFDAGADIILGGHPHVVQRIDHFQEEKNGEDRLVAYSLGNFLSAQNRENTDGGIILSFSLEINSQKEKQIKNVSTESVWVYPHGYKIIPIVKYAQKEIPIKLPKHSERRMFGYESHLKKMQGLSF, from the coding sequence ATGACTAAAATATTTCGTTTTTTATATTTTGGGTTTATCACTGTTCCCTTCCTATCTTGTTACACTCTTCCCGATGTTTACTTTACTAGGCAAGTGAGAATTAAAGTGGTTGGAGATCTCATGTGCCATAACTCACAAATCTCCTCTTATTATCTTTCAAAGACTAAAGAGTATGATTCTAGTAGTAGTTTCGAATTCGTTTCAAATTCATTACAAGATGCTGATTTAACCTTAGGAAATTTAGAAACAACAATCGCAAATGATCCAAATGAATTTACTGGATACCCTCGATTTGGCTCTCCAATCGGTTATTTAAGAGGAATCAAAAATGCAGGTTTTGATATTTTATCAACAGCAAACAATCATTCTGCGGATAAAGGAGCTTTTGGAATTGATTATACGATTGATTCGGTAAATCAAATGGGAATGGTTCCTATTGGGACTTTCAAATCAAATTCAGATTATCTAAATCGAAAAGATTTTTTTATCGAAGTGAATGGAATCAAAATTGCTATTTATAATTATACATATTCCACAAATGGAATTCCTGTCAAAAATGATCGAATCGTTAGGCTTTTGAGTGAAAAACAAATTCAAGAAGATGTTAGTTTTGCCAAAGAAAATGGAATCCACTTTGTAATCCTTTGGTATCATTATGGAACTGAATATGAAGAAAAACCAGACAAGTCACAAACCAAATGGGTTCAGATAGGTTTCGATGCTGGGGCCGATATCATCCTTGGAGGGCATCCTCATGTAGTGCAAAGAATCGATCACTTCCAGGAAGAAAAGAATGGAGAGGACCGACTTGTGGCCTATTCCCTTGGAAATTTTTTGTCGGCACAAAATAGAGAAAATACTGATGGTGGGATCATTTTATCTTTTTCATTAGAGATAAACTCACAGAAAGAAAAACAGATTAAAAATGTAAGTACAGAATCTGTTTGGGTTTACCCACACGGTTATAAAATCATTCCCATTGTGAAATATGCGCAGAAGGAAATACCAATCAAACTTCCTAAACATTCAGAAAGAAGAATGTTTGGGTATGAATCACACCTCAAAAAAATGCAGGGTCTCAGTTTTTAA
- the tsaB gene encoding tRNA (adenosine(37)-N6)-threonylcarbamoyltransferase complex dimerization subunit type 1 TsaB: MNVLYFDTTQDWIQVLVATHTDGSPLQILSEQTETTPKESSFKLVEYIRLSLEKAKIKKPDLIIVTNGPGSFTGIRITVTTARDLSQLWKIPVFGMDSLEAYLIGIAGEKMTDETSLLCLDGKQGKYYTKYKSLKGFSDSFDLTPESIEAKIKTSEWTPNNWYYTGNLPVFYPPTATKIEATNLNLSSILQYSLKEYFKTDPNKNDYLSLLPNYIRGTYVDHK; encoded by the coding sequence GTGAACGTGCTCTACTTCGACACAACCCAGGATTGGATTCAGGTTCTGGTTGCTACCCATACCGACGGATCCCCATTGCAGATCCTTTCAGAACAAACGGAAACTACACCCAAGGAATCTTCTTTTAAGTTAGTCGAATACATTCGTTTGTCACTGGAAAAGGCAAAAATTAAAAAGCCAGATCTTATCATTGTAACAAATGGGCCAGGCTCTTTTACTGGTATTCGCATAACAGTGACTACAGCAAGAGATCTTTCCCAATTATGGAAAATTCCAGTATTCGGTATGGATAGTTTAGAAGCTTACTTAATAGGGATTGCCGGAGAGAAAATGACCGATGAAACGTCCTTACTTTGTTTGGATGGGAAACAAGGAAAGTACTACACAAAGTATAAATCCCTCAAAGGTTTTTCAGATTCTTTTGATCTGACTCCCGAATCCATCGAAGCAAAAATCAAAACAAGTGAATGGACACCTAACAATTGGTATTATACTGGAAATTTGCCAGTGTTTTATCCCCCCACTGCAACAAAAATTGAAGCGACAAACCTTAATCTTTCGTCTATACTACAGTATAGTTTGAAAGAGTATTTCAAAACAGACCCTAATAAAAACGACTATTTATCTCTCCTGCCCAACTACATCCGCGGGACCTACGTAGATCACAAATGA
- a CDS encoding ribonuclease R family protein: MDTYKIQRKIIEFLDQKSGKDITRQEIKKKFTESSEFKRPDPKTKKVKSFKRKEKVPRKEIEFLIDQLFNLLEAEGLLIPNKKYLTVASPFRLTGRISISRRGDGFISLPSKNEIFIPGPMTNSAITGDKVEVIPLGVGKKDRLEAEVTNIVKRGRVLYRMRVREKTNKFVFGNFLDMLGEGKEGVLHVKSILKDTFDSIQVNDILIVKFKEGAIPQENLYDVSFIRFESDTKEDGDLQRILMKYNYDPVHPDFIPLEFPEEVSEKTVSDWNSRTDLRNLYAVTIDGITAKDFDDAISFVDEGNRLRVWIHIADVSYYVEKDSPLDKEAYERATSVYLANRVVPMLPPILSEDLCSLVANTNRLAFTVEMEASKTGEIYNAKFYKSVIKVNTRYTYEMAEEEIKAKDPQNWMYQVSQFTEALRKRRMEAGRIDLNLRETTITWNERKEPVGIENRERLTSHMLIEELMLSANLKVDEFLRKKKVPSLHRIHEAMDEEKLETLNHFLQLNGYNIQIKDTSYAEIMKAVKEIEDGSVGKIFNYLLLRSFMQAYYGSDPLGHWGLGFKDYCHFTSPIRRYPDLIVHRVLHATLLETDKSYSENEIAVMGLHCSEEERRAADAERDIIKIKSFRYLESTGIKEFKGFIVGIRPSQIFVELDISNLEGVLDKSEFTDEFEVVIKNDFSFYSKKYSKIFFIGDPVTVSLDRIDFEEIKVFLKLKDFKKDEAPLKKK; the protein is encoded by the coding sequence ATGGATACCTATAAAATACAAAGAAAAATCATAGAATTTCTGGACCAAAAGTCTGGAAAGGACATCACAAGACAAGAGATCAAAAAAAAATTTACCGAATCAAGTGAATTCAAAAGACCCGATCCGAAAACGAAGAAAGTTAAATCCTTCAAACGCAAAGAGAAAGTTCCTAGAAAAGAAATCGAATTTTTAATCGATCAACTTTTCAATTTGTTAGAAGCAGAAGGACTACTGATTCCCAATAAAAAATACCTAACAGTAGCAAGTCCGTTTCGCCTAACAGGGAGAATTTCCATTTCTCGACGGGGTGATGGTTTTATTTCCCTTCCTTCCAAAAATGAAATTTTCATTCCAGGACCAATGACCAATTCCGCCATCACTGGTGACAAGGTAGAAGTCATTCCCTTGGGAGTTGGTAAAAAAGACAGGTTAGAAGCAGAAGTCACAAACATCGTCAAACGAGGCCGTGTTCTTTACCGAATGCGAGTTAGAGAAAAAACAAACAAATTTGTTTTTGGAAACTTTCTCGATATGCTTGGAGAAGGCAAAGAAGGAGTCCTTCATGTTAAGTCTATTTTAAAAGACACTTTTGATTCGATTCAAGTGAACGATATTTTAATCGTAAAATTTAAAGAAGGAGCCATTCCTCAGGAAAATCTTTACGATGTCAGTTTTATTCGCTTCGAATCGGACACAAAAGAAGACGGCGATTTACAACGGATTTTAATGAAATACAATTACGATCCTGTGCATCCAGACTTCATTCCTTTAGAATTTCCTGAAGAAGTATCAGAAAAAACAGTTTCTGATTGGAACAGCAGAACCGACTTACGAAACTTATATGCTGTTACGATCGATGGAATTACAGCCAAAGACTTTGATGATGCCATCAGTTTTGTCGATGAAGGAAACAGGCTTCGTGTTTGGATTCACATTGCTGATGTTTCTTATTATGTAGAAAAAGATTCGCCTCTAGATAAGGAAGCTTATGAAAGAGCCACTTCGGTTTATTTAGCAAACCGTGTAGTTCCTATGTTGCCACCCATTTTATCTGAAGACCTTTGCAGTTTGGTAGCCAACACCAATCGACTTGCTTTTACCGTAGAAATGGAAGCAAGTAAAACTGGTGAAATTTACAATGCAAAGTTTTATAAATCTGTGATCAAAGTGAATACAAGATACACTTATGAAATGGCTGAAGAAGAAATCAAAGCCAAAGATCCACAAAATTGGATGTATCAAGTTTCACAATTCACAGAAGCTCTTCGCAAACGTAGAATGGAAGCCGGTAGAATTGATTTAAATTTACGGGAAACCACAATCACTTGGAATGAAAGAAAAGAACCCGTTGGGATTGAGAATCGAGAACGCCTAACAAGCCATATGCTCATTGAAGAGTTAATGTTATCTGCCAATCTAAAGGTGGATGAGTTTTTAAGAAAAAAGAAAGTCCCTTCCCTTCACCGAATCCACGAAGCAATGGACGAGGAAAAATTAGAGACCCTCAATCATTTTCTACAATTGAATGGATACAATATCCAAATCAAAGATACAAGCTATGCTGAAATCATGAAGGCAGTAAAAGAGATTGAAGATGGTTCTGTTGGAAAAATTTTCAATTATCTACTGTTACGAAGTTTTATGCAGGCGTATTATGGATCGGATCCTCTCGGGCACTGGGGACTTGGTTTTAAGGACTATTGCCATTTCACATCTCCCATCCGAAGGTATCCCGATTTAATTGTGCATCGTGTGTTGCATGCTACACTCTTAGAAACAGATAAATCTTATTCTGAAAATGAAATAGCGGTGATGGGTCTGCATTGCTCGGAAGAAGAAAGAAGAGCAGCCGATGCGGAACGAGACATCATTAAAATCAAATCCTTTCGTTATTTGGAATCTACAGGAATAAAAGAGTTTAAAGGTTTTATCGTTGGGATCAGACCTTCTCAAATTTTTGTAGAATTGGATATTTCTAATTTGGAAGGAGTTTTGGACAAATCGGAATTCACCGATGAATTTGAAGTAGTGATCAAAAATGATTTCTCTTTTTATTCGAAAAAATATTCCAAAATATTTTTTATAGGTGATCCAGTAACAGTAAGCCTTGATCGCATTGATTTTGAAGAGATCAAAGTTTTTCTTAAATTAAAAGATTTCAAAAAAGACGAAGCACCACTGAAAAAGAAATAA
- the tsaE gene encoding tRNA (adenosine(37)-N6)-threonylcarbamoyltransferase complex ATPase subunit type 1 TsaE, translating to MKANFLSLRESELNPVFISLDQLVDQFLKKHKFPVLLISGEMGAGKTTFIREWYSRFGTESSINSPTFSLYNIYDSPNFRLYHFDLYRIKVLEELEDLGFEEIWGKEGVSAIEWWQIAEPYLPKSNRIHLSIESDSIEFRSYSLEWSEKEIQ from the coding sequence ATGAAAGCCAATTTTCTCTCTCTTAGAGAATCGGAACTAAACCCAGTATTTATAAGTTTGGACCAGTTGGTGGATCAATTTCTAAAAAAACACAAATTCCCAGTTCTTCTGATTTCGGGAGAAATGGGCGCAGGCAAAACTACTTTTATCCGAGAATGGTATAGCCGATTTGGAACCGAAAGTTCTATTAATTCGCCTACTTTTTCTTTGTATAATATATATGATTCGCCTAACTTTCGCTTGTATCATTTTGATTTATACCGGATTAAAGTTTTAGAAGAACTAGAAGATTTGGGATTTGAAGAAATCTGGGGAAAAGAAGGAGTCTCTGCGATCGAATGGTGGCAAATTGCCGAACCTTATCTTCCAAAATCCAATCGAATCCATTTGTCAATTGAATCAGATTCCATAGAATTTCGTTCCTATTCTTTGGAATGGTCAGAAAAGGAAATCCAGTGA